One segment of Theobroma cacao cultivar B97-61/B2 chromosome 9, Criollo_cocoa_genome_V2, whole genome shotgun sequence DNA contains the following:
- the LOC18587604 gene encoding putative RNA methyltransferase At5g10620 — MAMAISACGACLQWKNSSSHSSGKGCKYTGQSVKALPVRILSVGKKRSPGVQLLVDEYIAKLKCYCHVDDVQIRSNPKNARNARAQVDDEDTAVVNLIRSDDWVVMLDEHGLDIGSEHMAELLGDAGNTGALRLSFCIGGPYGHGQQIRERANVSIKLSSMVLNHQIALVVLLEQLYRSWTILKGQKYHH, encoded by the exons ATGGCAATGGCGATTTCAGCGTGTGGTGCTTGTCTTCAGTGGAAGAATTCCAGCTCTCATTCTTCAG GTAAAGGCTGCAAATACACTGGTCAATCCGTG AAAGCATTGCCTGTTCGAATCCTATCGGTAGGAAAAAAGAGGTCTCCTGGTGTGCAATTACTGGTGGATGAATATATCGCAAAGCTCAAATGTTATTGTCATGTTGATGATGTTCAAATTCGGTCCAATCCTAAAAATGCACG CAATGCGAGGGCTCAGGTTGATGATGAAGACACGGCTGTTGTCAACCTTATCAGGTCCGATGATTGG GTGGTGATGTTGGATGAGCATGGACTAGATATTGGGTCTGAGCACATGGCCGAATTGTTAGGAGATGCTGGGAATACG GGAGCTTTAAGGTTATCGTTTTGCATTGGTGGACCTTATGGTCATGGACAACAAATACGAGAACGTGCAAACGTATCAATCAAGTTGTCTTCAATGGTATTGAATCATCAAATTGCACTAGTTGTGCTCCTGGAACAACTTTATAG GTCATGGACTATTCTGAAAGGACAAAAGTATCATCATTAG
- the LOC18587605 gene encoding protein FAM32A-like: MDSGNASFVSRTCGTVGCCGGRKQPLQRRESGNDAKIVLNTDRRYFQMSAYENFVGGRLRLKGKPLHVKADGISKNKKNRHKHRIAFHSQGEKTGLSTDQTEEVIYETEQDGSEAHAFEDHLTPAERKFLEQTHKLELQRLAKMASKSHRDRIQEFNQYLANLTEHYDIPKVGPG; encoded by the exons ATGGATTCTGGAAATGCCTCGTTCGTTTCCAGAACCTGCGGGACTGTTGGGTGCTGCGGAGGAAGAAAACAACCTCTTCAGCGTCGAGAATCAGGAAACGACGCGAAGATTGTCCTTAATACAGACAGGAGGTATTTCCAA ATGTCGGCGTACGAGAACTTTGTCGGGGGAAGACTGAGGCTGAAGGGGAAACCCCTCCACGTTAAAGCAGATGGCATTtccaaaaacaagaagaacAGACACAAACACCGTATTGCCTTCCATTCCCAAG GTGAAAAGACAGGGTTGTCAACAGATCAGACTGAGGAGGTTATCTATGAGACTGAACAAGATGGCAGCGAAGCTCATGCTTTTGAGGATCATCTTACGCCAGCTGAAAGAAAATTCCTGGAGCAGACGCACAAACTTGAGCTTCAAAGACTGGCAAAGATGGCGAGCAAATCACACCGTGATCGCATTCAGGAATTTAACCAGTATTTGGCTAATCTAACTGAGCATTATGACATTCCCAAAGTCGGCCCCGGTTAA
- the LOC18587606 gene encoding probable plastid-lipid-associated protein 8, chloroplastic → MAAYSFTLSSFFTQPTPSIYGSKRFKLSLQSSFPLKYQHNQTLRIVSSSVSISNLGLRTGPDDLVASILSKVVQTNGGVSLTKKEHEEVAEVADELQKYCVDEPVKCPLIFGEWDVVYCSRPTSPGGGYRSALGRLFFRTKEMIQAVEAPDTVRNKVSFSVFGFLDGEVSLKGKLKVLDGQWIQVIFEPPELKVGALDFRYGGESEVKLQITYIDEKVRLGKGSRGSLFVFQRRG, encoded by the exons ATGGCGGCTTATTCCTTCACTCTGTCATCCTTCTTCACCCAACCTACACCCTCCATTTATGGATCGAAACGCTTTAAGCTGTCGTTACAATCTTCGTTTCCGCTCAAGTACCAGCATAACCAGACTTTGAGGATTGTTTCAAGTTCGGTTTCAATCTCCAATCTGGGACTGCGAACCGGCCCGGATGATCTAGTTGCTTCTATTCTCTCCAAG GTGGTGCAAACGAACGGTGGGGTTTCACTGACCAAAAAAGAGCACGAAGAGGTAGCTGAAGTAGCTGACGAGTTGCAGAAATATTGCGTAGATGAACCAGTAAAATGCCCTTTAATCTTCGGAG AGTGGGATGTGGTTTACTGTTCGAGGCCTACATCACCAGGAGGCGGCTACAGAAGTGCATTAGGCCGCCTCTTCTTCAGGACCAAGGAAATGATTCAGGCTGTTGAAGCTCCTGACACCGTCAGAAACAAAGTCTCCTTTTCGGTTTTTGGGTTTCTAGATGGAGAGGTTTCGTTGAAAG GAAAGCTGAAGGTACTGGATGGTCAATGGATTCAAGTCATTTTTGAGCCACCTGAACTGAAGGTAGGAGCATTGGACTTCCGATATGGTGGTGAGAGTGAAGTCAAGCTGCAGATCACATACATAGATGAGAAGGTCAGACTGGGAAAGGGCTCCAGAGGTTCCTTATTTGTATTTCAAAGGCGTGGATAG
- the LOC18587607 gene encoding uncharacterized protein LOC18587607 has protein sequence MKTTRAWQLGVKDILVMSSSRQRPHLKRPVWIIVLVTLVSIFLITAYVYPPTSSAACYIFSSRGCTLYNQPPTFPSRELSDDETISQVVIREILKTPPILSKKSKIAFLFLTPGTLPFEELWDKFFRGHEHRFSVFVHASKGKPVHTSRYFIGRDIHSEKVVWGKISMVDAERRLLAHALLDPDNQQFVLLSDSCIPLHNFDYVYNYLMLTNVSFIDSFVDLGPHGTGRYSEHMMPEVEKSAFRKGSQWFSLKRQHAIIIMADSLYYTKFRLYCKPNMDGRNCYADEHYLPTFFNMIDPGGIANRSVTYVDWSEAKWHPRSFRAQDITYEFLRNLTSIDKSVHFTSDPKRRVITGPCLWNTVKRPCYLFARKFYPETLDRLMIHFSNYTTV, from the exons ATGAAGACAACTCGTGCATGGCAGCTAGGTGTAAAAGATATTCTAGTCATGTCTAGTTCAAGACAGCGCCCGCATCTGAAGAGGCCAGTGTGGATTATTGTATTGGTAACTTTAGTGAGCATATTTTTGATTACTGCCTATGTCTACCCTCCAACAAGTTCGGCAGCCTGCtatatattttcttcaagGGGTTGTACTTTGTACAACCAGCCACCGACATTTCCTTCTAGGGAATTAAGTGATGATGAGACAATATCTCAGGTTGTAATTAGGGAAATCCTCAAGACACCTCCTATACTATCGAAGAAATCGAAAATTGCTTTCCTGTTTTTGACTCCAGGGACATTACCTTTTGAGGAACTGTGGGATAAGTTCTTTCGC GGCCATGAGCACAGATTCTCTGTTTTTGTACATGCTTCCAAAGGAAAGCCAGTACACACAAGTCGTTATTTTATTGGTCGAGACATTCACAGTGAAAAG GTGGTTTGGGGAaaaatttccatggttgatgCTGAGAGGAGACTGTTAGCACATGCACTTTTAGACCCTGATAACCAGCAGTTTGTGTTGCTCTCAGATAG TTGCATACCACTACACAACTTTGACTATGTGTACAACTACCTGATGCTAACCAATGTCAGCTTTATTGACAG TTTTGTGGATCTTGGTCCACATGGAACCGGGAGGTATTCAGAGCATATGATGCCCGAAGTTGAAAAGAGCGCTTTCCGGAAAGGTTCACAG TGGTTTTCCTTGAAGCGACAGCATGCTATAATAATTATGGCAGACAGCCTATATTACACAAAATTTAGGCTTTACTGCAAG CCAAATATGGATGGGCGCAATTGCTATGCAGATGAGCATTACTTGCCAACCTTTTTCAAT ATGATTGATCCTGGCGGAATCGCAAATAGGTCAGTAACATATGTTGATTGGTCTGAAGCAAAGTGGCATCCCAGATCATTTAGGGCTCAAGATATTACATATGAGTTCCTCAGGAACCTTACG TCCATTGACAAGAGCGTACATTTCACGAGTGATCCAAAG AGGAGAGTGATTACGGGGCCTTGCTTGTGGAACACAGTGAAGCGACCGTGTTATTTATTTGCACGAAAGTTTTATCCAGAAACCCTGGACAGATTGATGATCCATTTCTCTAATTACACAACAGTGTAG
- the LOC18587608 gene encoding selenoprotein H — MAPRKRKVTDGNEGEAKPLGQETLKRVTRSMTKQPGAESSELAQPNKEKPKAKANASAKEKKVKVAVAVEEAAPEDLTVSEDGSHNKTVVVEHCKQCNSFKTRAVQVKDGLEKGVPGIKVLLNPEKPRRGCFEIREEGGEKFISLLDMKRPFKPMKDLDMEKVISDIIDKIK; from the exons ATGGCTCCCAGGAAGCGAAAGGTGACGGACGGCAACGAGGGGGAAGCCAAGCCTCTAGGTCAAGAGACGTTGAAGAGGGTGACCCGGAGCATGACAAAGCAGCCGGGTGCCGAGTCTTCCGAGTTGGCTCAGCCCAACAAGGAGAAACCAAAGGCAAAAGCGAACGCAAGTGCCAAGGAGAAGAAAGTGAAGGTAGCTGTAGCTGTGGAGGAGGCTGCGCCTGAGGACTTGACCGTCTCTGAAGATGGGTCCCACAATAAGACTGTAGTAGTAGAACACTG CAAGCAATGCAACTCGTTCAAGACAAGGGCTGTTCAAGTCAAAGATGGTTTGGAGAAAGGTGTCCCTGGCATCAAAGTGTTGCTCAACCCTGAAAAG cCAAGAAGAGGTTGCTTTGAAATACGAGAGGAAGGTGGCGAGAAGTTCATAAGTCTGCTG GATATGAAGCGACCATTTAAACCAATGAAGGACCTCGACATGGAGAAGGTGATCTCGGATATCATTGACAAGATTAAGTGA
- the LOC18587610 gene encoding fasciclin-like arabinogalactan protein 3, which translates to MAAKASLLFVFAFLLALSTTSTAFNVTKVLGQYPDYGSFNDLLSQTKLAEEISHRQTITILALDNASISSIASRPSDEVKKILMNHVVLDYFDTFKIQKLGKKSVILTTLYQTTGLAQGQQGFLNITKLGPGEVVFGSAVKGAPLVSKLLGSVVSQPFNLSVLHVSTPIVAPGFGEAVLAPPPPPGSPPPSPAPKKAAPPAPSEEEEADDEESEASDGAPSPAPADAPAADAPTKGKTPPAPKDADEEAAAPSASSRVASSMAVAAVMGLVANLVAF; encoded by the coding sequence ATGGCTGCCAAAGCCTCCCTCCTCTTCGTTTTTGCGTTCTTGCTAGCTTTGTCCACCACTTCTACAGCTTTCAACGTCACCAAGGTCCTAGGACAATACCCGGATTATGGCAGTTTCAACGACCTTCTGAGCCAGACCAAGCTCGCTGAAGAAATCAGCCATCGCCAAACCATTACCATACTGGCCCTGGATAACGCTTCCATCTCCTCCATCGCAAGCAGGCCTAGTGATGAAGTCAAGAAGATCCTCATGAATCACGTTGTCCTTGACTACTTCGATACTTTCAAGATCCAAAAGCTGGGAAAGAAGAGCGTCATTCTCACCACATTATACCAAACCACAGGCCTGGCTCAGGGTCAACAAGGCTTCTTGAACATTACCAAGCTAGGTCCAGGTGAAGTTGTGTTCGGTTCGGCCGTGAAGGGTGCACCGCTGGTTTCTAAGCTTTTGGGGTCTGTAGTTTCCCAGCCTTTCAACTTATCAGTGCTTCACGTTAGCACACCTATTGTGGCCCCTGGCTTCGGTGAGGCGGTCCTTGCTCCTCCACCACCACCGGGATCCCCTCCTCCATCCCCTGCTCCCAAGAAGGCTGCGCCACCTGCTCCCTCGGAGGAGGAGGAAGCTGATGATGAAGAATCGGAAGCCTCAGATGGTGCACCCTCCCCTGCTCCAGCTGACGCTCCAGCGGCCGATGCTCCAACGAAGGGGAAGACGCCCCCGGCACCCAAAGATGCTGATGAAGAAGCAGCCGCTCCTTCCGCTTCCTCTAGGGTGGCTTCAAGCATGGCTGTTGCAGCGGTGATGGGCTTGGTCGCGAACTTAGTAGCCTTCTAA
- the LOC18587611 gene encoding flowering-promoting factor 1-like protein 2, which translates to MAGVWVFNNGVYRLESSPRRKVLVHLPSGEVISSYSSLENILRGLGWERYYGGDPDLYQFDKHSSIDLISLPRDFSKFCSVHMYDIVVKNPNVFHVRDM; encoded by the coding sequence ATGGCTGGAGTTTGGGTGTTTAACAATGGTGTATATCGCCTTGAAAGTAGTCCCCGGAGAAAGGTTTTGGTACACTTGCCATCTGGTGAGGTTATATCATCCTACTCTTCTCTGGAGAACATTTTGAGGGGTTTAGGGTGGGAGAGGTACTACGGGGGTGACCCTGACCTCTACCAGTTCGACAAGCACTCCTCCATTGACCTGATTTCACTTCCTAGGGACTTCTCCAAGTTCTGCTCCGTTCACATGTATGATATAGTCGTTAAGAATCCCAATGTCTTCCATGTGAGGGATATGTGA